In Amaranthus tricolor cultivar Red isolate AtriRed21 chromosome 3, ASM2621246v1, whole genome shotgun sequence, a single window of DNA contains:
- the LOC130807512 gene encoding protein PTST homolog 2, chloroplastic gives MVSFIAAPSTNFTIFHQSISYLSSPSPCFPVNSLLKRGQLKKHKFSGFFGIVRMCKNWEGEGEGEGEADPTSTLELELLEFMKNSMNPNKFPSRKELSDARRLDLVQAIITRGGWMTMGWGPGGDEDDKVSEDGFDTQNGYSRNGAEGDANSDFCSSSGRPLIRMAAEDDTGIQGILNRLERQRNFNFGFKASKHKEYVNEQDYGHHSQIQDVDSCHLHTSETAFSRNGLNTLSDTWRTWSIQRSGFPDTEFEAGEIDFGQCANQDTVNKPMNDIVGVSTHISDAQHGTKYLDSNYREITQGDLKARLQHLEVELLSALRSLRSNSIDLSGKAKEHLPEDLRQLSDVSEFQENEIMNAQDKLRSLRAKLAVIEGKMALAIVDAQTILDEKQKRINDARIALQLLRTTCIVWPNSGSEVLLAGSFDGWSTQRKMTRSSTGIFSLCLKLYPGKYEIKFIVDGIWKVDPLRPIVTNNGFENNLLIIN, from the exons ATGGTCTCATTCATCGCAGCTCCTTCAACTAACTTCACGATTTTCCATCAATCCATCTCGTATTTAAGCTCACCATCACCCTGCTTCCCCGTCAACTCACTTTTGAAAAGGGGACAATTGAAGAAGCATAAGTTTTCTGGCTTTTTCGGGATTGTTAGGATGTGTAAGAATtgggaaggggaaggggaaggggaaggggaagCTGACCCTACTTCAACTTTGGAGCTTGAACTTTTGGAATTTATGAAGAATTCAATGAACCCAAACAAGTTTCCTAGTAGAAAGGAGTTGAGTGATGCTCGGAGGTTGGATTTGGTACAGGCAATTATCACTAGAGGTGGGTGGATGACAATGGGATGGGGGCCTGGGGGAGATGAGGATGACAAAGTTAGTGAAGATGGCTTTGATACTCAAAATGGGTATTCTCGTAATGGGGCCGAGGGCGATGcaaattctgatttttgttcATCTTCTGGTCGACCGCT AATCAGAATGGCAGCTGAAGATGATACTGGAATTCAGGGAATATTGAATCGATTGGAGAGGCAGAGAAATTTCAATTTCGGATTCAAGGCGTCCAAGCATAAGGAGTATGTGAATGAACAAGATTATGGTCACCACAGTCAAATCCAGGATGTGG ACAGTTGCCATCTTCACACAAGTGAAACTGCGTTTAGTAGAAATGGGTTGAATACATTAAGTGATACATGGAGAACCTGGAGTATTCAGAGGTCCGGTTTTCCAGACACAGAGTTTGAAG CTGGAGAAATTGACTTTGGCCAATGTGCCAACCAAGATACAGTGAATAAGCCAATGAATGATATAGTTGGTGTCTCGACTCATATTAGCGATGCTCAACACGGGACAAAATATTTAGATTCTAATTACAGAGAAATCACACAAGGTGATCTAAAAGCTCGTCTTCAACATCTGGAAGTGGAACTTTTATCTGCACTTCGTTCATTAAGGTCAAACTCCATTGATTTGTCTGGAAAG GCTAAGGAACACTTACCTGAAGACTTGAGACAACTTTCTGATGTTTCAGAGTTCCAAGAAAATGAAATCATGAATGCGCAAGACAAGCTGAGATCACTACGTGCGAAGCTAGCTGTGATCGAAGGAAAAATGGCTCTAGCAATAGT GGATGCTCAAACTATATTGGACGAGAAgcaaaaaaggataaatgatgcTCGTATAGCTCTTCAACTTCTTCGTACTACCTGCATAGTTTGGCCTAATTCTGGATCAGAGGTTCTGTTGGCAGGCTCCTTTGATGGGTGGTCTACTCAG AGAAAGATGACAAGGTCGAGTACTGGCATATTTTCTCTATGTTTGAAGCTTTATCCTGGCAAATATGAG ATAAAGTTCATTGTTGATGGCATTTGGAAGGTTGATCCTCTTCGTCCTATTGTGACCAACAATGGGTTCGAAAACAATCTTCTTATTATCAATTGA
- the LOC130809256 gene encoding uncharacterized protein LOC130809256 isoform X2 — MASTSISIPTSNLLQLCLLNKKPHLFIIHCKYNSIPPSKGASQLNIRPLYYFSSPAPIKPSADRNSDNQVNLVTNFDFGQRPVKTNKTVLWVLFWTSVSLVVFAFSKDAKAVGVGSSSSSIKASSFGLKVASFLRGSGWTDEAIVFALATLPVIELRGAIPVGYWMQLHPALLTVLSILGNMIPVPFIILYLKKFANFVAGKNHVASRVLDMLFKRAKEKAGPVEEFQWLGLMLFVAVPFPGTGAWTGAIIASVLDMPFWSALSANFFGVVSAGLLVNLLVNLGLKYAIITGLLLFLVSTFMWSLLRKLSNSLNSHN, encoded by the exons ATGGCTTCAACCAGCATTAGTATCCCAACAAGCAATTTACTTCAATTGTGTCTCCTCAATAAAAAACCCCATCTTTTTATCATCCACTGCAAGTACAATTCAATCCCTCCCTCAAAAGGAGCTTCTCAATTGAACATTAgacctttatattatttttcatctcCTGCTCCCATAAAGCCGTCGGCAGATCGAAATTCAGATAACCAAGTGAATTTAGTcacaaattttgattttggtcAGAGACCCGTGAAAACTAACAAAACTGTATTGTGGGTATTATTTTGGACATCCGTTTCTCTTGTTGTATTCGCCTTCTCAAAAGATGCCAAGGCTGTTGGTgttggttcttcttcttcttctattaAAGCTTCGAGCTTTGGTCTTAAAGTTGCAAGTTTCCTTAGAGGTTCGGGATGGACTGATGAAGCCATCGTTTTTGCTCTAGCCACTCTTCCTGTGATTGAGCTTCGTGGGGCTATTCCTGTTGGTTATTGGATGCAACTCCACCCAGCCCTTCTCACCGTCTTATCCATTCTAGG GAACATGATTCCAGTTCCATTTATTATACTGTATCTGAAGAAATTTGCAAATTTTGTTGCTGGGAAGAACCATGTTGCATCAAGGGTGCTAGACATGCTTTTTAAGAGGGCCAAAGAAAAGGCTGGCCCAGTAGAAGAGTTTCAATGGCTTGGTTTGATGTTATTTGTAGCTGTGCCATTTCCTGGGACCGGAGCATGGACTGGTGCTATCATTGCTTCAGTGCTAGACATGCCCTTCTGGTCTGCTTTATCAGCAAACTTCTTTGGTGTGGTCTCTGCTGGTCTTCTTGTCAATTTGCTTGTGAACCTTGGCCTCAAGTATGCTATTATAACTGGTCTTCTCCTTTTCCTTGTTTCGACCTTTATGTGGAGTTTACTTCGGAAACTTAGCAACTCTCTAAATTCACATAATTAA
- the LOC130809256 gene encoding uncharacterized protein LOC130809256 isoform X1, with protein sequence MASTSISIPTSNLLQLCLLNKKPHLFIIHCKYNSIPPSKGASQLNIRPLYYFSSPAPIKPSADRNSDNQVNLVTNFDFGQRPVKTNKTVLWVLFWTSVSLVVFAFSKDAKAVGVGSSSSSIKASSFGLKVASFLRGSGWTDEAIVFALATLPVIELRGAIPVGYWMQLHPALLTVLSILGYLCCRNMIPVPFIILYLKKFANFVAGKNHVASRVLDMLFKRAKEKAGPVEEFQWLGLMLFVAVPFPGTGAWTGAIIASVLDMPFWSALSANFFGVVSAGLLVNLLVNLGLKYAIITGLLLFLVSTFMWSLLRKLSNSLNSHN encoded by the exons ATGGCTTCAACCAGCATTAGTATCCCAACAAGCAATTTACTTCAATTGTGTCTCCTCAATAAAAAACCCCATCTTTTTATCATCCACTGCAAGTACAATTCAATCCCTCCCTCAAAAGGAGCTTCTCAATTGAACATTAgacctttatattatttttcatctcCTGCTCCCATAAAGCCGTCGGCAGATCGAAATTCAGATAACCAAGTGAATTTAGTcacaaattttgattttggtcAGAGACCCGTGAAAACTAACAAAACTGTATTGTGGGTATTATTTTGGACATCCGTTTCTCTTGTTGTATTCGCCTTCTCAAAAGATGCCAAGGCTGTTGGTgttggttcttcttcttcttctattaAAGCTTCGAGCTTTGGTCTTAAAGTTGCAAGTTTCCTTAGAGGTTCGGGATGGACTGATGAAGCCATCGTTTTTGCTCTAGCCACTCTTCCTGTGATTGAGCTTCGTGGGGCTATTCCTGTTGGTTATTGGATGCAACTCCACCCAGCCCTTCTCACCGTCTTATCCATTCTAGG TTATTTGTGCTGTAGGAACATGATTCCAGTTCCATTTATTATACTGTATCTGAAGAAATTTGCAAATTTTGTTGCTGGGAAGAACCATGTTGCATCAAGGGTGCTAGACATGCTTTTTAAGAGGGCCAAAGAAAAGGCTGGCCCAGTAGAAGAGTTTCAATGGCTTGGTTTGATGTTATTTGTAGCTGTGCCATTTCCTGGGACCGGAGCATGGACTGGTGCTATCATTGCTTCAGTGCTAGACATGCCCTTCTGGTCTGCTTTATCAGCAAACTTCTTTGGTGTGGTCTCTGCTGGTCTTCTTGTCAATTTGCTTGTGAACCTTGGCCTCAAGTATGCTATTATAACTGGTCTTCTCCTTTTCCTTGTTTCGACCTTTATGTGGAGTTTACTTCGGAAACTTAGCAACTCTCTAAATTCACATAATTAA
- the LOC130809255 gene encoding homeobox-leucine zipper protein ATHB-53-like isoform X1: protein MHKCGGVFESCLDMITLLEDSNNSLWLPSSSSFHENISPEPKRDRMENLKRDGYNGAFSWTSEVQAETNREDSDPNPYNQMENKRRLKQEQVQFLEMSFEEEDKLEPQRKMYLAKHLGLQPRQVAIWFQNRRARYKTKQIEKEFSILRASYNRLKLDYESLYKEKTNLENKVEMLTKKMAQKERKDIISNLDTILDLDEAISIMETCGNLHNTEIEDELVVLSTKQPKNVNLTKSNVFDFESPYYIDGNRFSAQIKASSTLVREPEQEPEFSPSGIEQHMMNTSLVSPQTPPTFTNFLKVADDMNDESNASSRTFSLVDDHTFWSWLY from the exons ATGCATAAGT GTGGTGGCGTTTTTGAAAGTTGTCTTGATATGATTACTTTGCTTGAGGATTCCAACAACTCACTATGGCTTCCTTCTTCGTCTTCTTTTCATG agAACATTAGTCCAGAACCCAAACGAGATAGAATGGAAAATCTAAAAAGAGATGGATATAACGGAGCATTTTCTTGGACAAGCGAAGTTCAAGCTGAGACCAACAGGGAAGATTCAGACCCAAATCCTTATAACCAAATGGAGAATAAAAGAAGGCTAAAGCAAGAACAAGTTCAATTCTTAGAGATGAGTTTTGAAGAGGAAGACAAGTTGGaaccacaaagaaaaatgtatttAGCCAAACATCTTGGTTTGCAACCAAGACAAGTTGCTATTTGGTTCCAAAATCGACGTGCTCGTTATAAGACTAAACAAATTGAAAAGGAGTTCTCTATATTGAGGGCTAGCTACAATCGCCTGAAGCTTGATTATGAATCTCTCTATAAGGAAAAGACAAACTTGGAAAATAAG GTAGAGATGTTGACAAAGAAAATGGCacaaaaagaaaggaaagacaTTATTTCAAATCTGGATACTATACTTGATTTGGATGAAGCAATTTCAATAATGGAGACTTGTGGAAATTTGCACAATACTGAAATAGAAGATGAGTTAGTAGTGTTGAGCACTAAGCAACCAAAAAATGTGAATTTAACAAAGAGTAATGTATTCGATTTTGAGAGTCCATATTACATTGATGGGAACCGTTTTTCTGCACAAATTAAGGCTTCTTCAACCTTAGTGCGTGAACCAGAGCAAGAACCTGAATTTTCACCAAGTGGTATAGAACAACATATGATGAATACAAGCCTTGTATCGCCACAAACACCACCAACATTCACTAATTTTCTCAAGGTTGCAGACGATATGAATGATGAATCTAATGCTTCTTCTCGTACCTTTTCATTGGTTGATGATCATACTTTTTGGTCTTGGCTTTACTAG
- the LOC130809255 gene encoding homeobox-leucine zipper protein ATHB-53-like isoform X2, whose product MEGGGVFESCLDMITLLEDSNNSLWLPSSSSFHENISPEPKRDRMENLKRDGYNGAFSWTSEVQAETNREDSDPNPYNQMENKRRLKQEQVQFLEMSFEEEDKLEPQRKMYLAKHLGLQPRQVAIWFQNRRARYKTKQIEKEFSILRASYNRLKLDYESLYKEKTNLENKVEMLTKKMAQKERKDIISNLDTILDLDEAISIMETCGNLHNTEIEDELVVLSTKQPKNVNLTKSNVFDFESPYYIDGNRFSAQIKASSTLVREPEQEPEFSPSGIEQHMMNTSLVSPQTPPTFTNFLKVADDMNDESNASSRTFSLVDDHTFWSWLY is encoded by the exons atgGAAGGTGGTGGCGTTTTTGAAAGTTGTCTTGATATGATTACTTTGCTTGAGGATTCCAACAACTCACTATGGCTTCCTTCTTCGTCTTCTTTTCATG agAACATTAGTCCAGAACCCAAACGAGATAGAATGGAAAATCTAAAAAGAGATGGATATAACGGAGCATTTTCTTGGACAAGCGAAGTTCAAGCTGAGACCAACAGGGAAGATTCAGACCCAAATCCTTATAACCAAATGGAGAATAAAAGAAGGCTAAAGCAAGAACAAGTTCAATTCTTAGAGATGAGTTTTGAAGAGGAAGACAAGTTGGaaccacaaagaaaaatgtatttAGCCAAACATCTTGGTTTGCAACCAAGACAAGTTGCTATTTGGTTCCAAAATCGACGTGCTCGTTATAAGACTAAACAAATTGAAAAGGAGTTCTCTATATTGAGGGCTAGCTACAATCGCCTGAAGCTTGATTATGAATCTCTCTATAAGGAAAAGACAAACTTGGAAAATAAG GTAGAGATGTTGACAAAGAAAATGGCacaaaaagaaaggaaagacaTTATTTCAAATCTGGATACTATACTTGATTTGGATGAAGCAATTTCAATAATGGAGACTTGTGGAAATTTGCACAATACTGAAATAGAAGATGAGTTAGTAGTGTTGAGCACTAAGCAACCAAAAAATGTGAATTTAACAAAGAGTAATGTATTCGATTTTGAGAGTCCATATTACATTGATGGGAACCGTTTTTCTGCACAAATTAAGGCTTCTTCAACCTTAGTGCGTGAACCAGAGCAAGAACCTGAATTTTCACCAAGTGGTATAGAACAACATATGATGAATACAAGCCTTGTATCGCCACAAACACCACCAACATTCACTAATTTTCTCAAGGTTGCAGACGATATGAATGATGAATCTAATGCTTCTTCTCGTACCTTTTCATTGGTTGATGATCATACTTTTTGGTCTTGGCTTTACTAG
- the LOC130809255 gene encoding homeobox-leucine zipper protein ATHB-13-like isoform X3, producing the protein MASFFVFFSCPEPKRDRMENLKRDGYNGAFSWTSEVQAETNREDSDPNPYNQMENKRRLKQEQVQFLEMSFEEEDKLEPQRKMYLAKHLGLQPRQVAIWFQNRRARYKTKQIEKEFSILRASYNRLKLDYESLYKEKTNLENKVEMLTKKMAQKERKDIISNLDTILDLDEAISIMETCGNLHNTEIEDELVVLSTKQPKNVNLTKSNVFDFESPYYIDGNRFSAQIKASSTLVREPEQEPEFSPSGIEQHMMNTSLVSPQTPPTFTNFLKVADDMNDESNASSRTFSLVDDHTFWSWLY; encoded by the exons ATGGCTTCCTTCTTCGTCTTCTTTTCATG TCCAGAACCCAAACGAGATAGAATGGAAAATCTAAAAAGAGATGGATATAACGGAGCATTTTCTTGGACAAGCGAAGTTCAAGCTGAGACCAACAGGGAAGATTCAGACCCAAATCCTTATAACCAAATGGAGAATAAAAGAAGGCTAAAGCAAGAACAAGTTCAATTCTTAGAGATGAGTTTTGAAGAGGAAGACAAGTTGGaaccacaaagaaaaatgtatttAGCCAAACATCTTGGTTTGCAACCAAGACAAGTTGCTATTTGGTTCCAAAATCGACGTGCTCGTTATAAGACTAAACAAATTGAAAAGGAGTTCTCTATATTGAGGGCTAGCTACAATCGCCTGAAGCTTGATTATGAATCTCTCTATAAGGAAAAGACAAACTTGGAAAATAAG GTAGAGATGTTGACAAAGAAAATGGCacaaaaagaaaggaaagacaTTATTTCAAATCTGGATACTATACTTGATTTGGATGAAGCAATTTCAATAATGGAGACTTGTGGAAATTTGCACAATACTGAAATAGAAGATGAGTTAGTAGTGTTGAGCACTAAGCAACCAAAAAATGTGAATTTAACAAAGAGTAATGTATTCGATTTTGAGAGTCCATATTACATTGATGGGAACCGTTTTTCTGCACAAATTAAGGCTTCTTCAACCTTAGTGCGTGAACCAGAGCAAGAACCTGAATTTTCACCAAGTGGTATAGAACAACATATGATGAATACAAGCCTTGTATCGCCACAAACACCACCAACATTCACTAATTTTCTCAAGGTTGCAGACGATATGAATGATGAATCTAATGCTTCTTCTCGTACCTTTTCATTGGTTGATGATCATACTTTTTGGTCTTGGCTTTACTAG